One window of the Novosphingobium sp. KACC 22771 genome contains the following:
- the rfbA gene encoding glucose-1-phosphate thymidylyltransferase RfbA: MTQRKGIILAGGSGTRLYPLTLAVSKQLMPIYDKPMIYYPLSVLMLAGVREVAIITTPADQDQFRRLLGDGSQWGMRLEYIVQPSPDGLAQAYILAEDFLDGAPSIMVLGDNIFFGHGLPDMLRAADEKPAGGTVFGYHVADPHRYGVVGFDGDGTVNQIIEKPETPPSSYAVTGLYVLDGEAPARARQVAPSPRGELEITTLLESYLADGTLSVELMGRGFAWLDTGTHGSLLDAGNFVRTLCERQGMQVGCPEEIAFRQGWIDAEGLDAGARLQGKSEYGRYLRQLAQEEAAAG; encoded by the coding sequence ATGACCCAACGCAAAGGCATCATTCTGGCCGGAGGCTCCGGCACAAGGCTTTATCCGCTGACGCTGGCTGTCTCGAAACAGCTTATGCCGATCTATGACAAGCCGATGATCTACTACCCGCTCTCGGTGCTGATGCTGGCGGGCGTGCGCGAAGTGGCGATCATCACCACGCCTGCCGATCAGGACCAGTTCCGCCGCCTGCTGGGCGATGGATCGCAATGGGGCATGCGGCTCGAATATATCGTCCAGCCCTCGCCCGATGGGCTGGCGCAAGCCTATATTCTGGCCGAGGATTTCCTCGACGGCGCGCCTTCCATCATGGTGCTGGGCGACAATATCTTCTTTGGCCACGGCCTGCCCGACATGCTGCGCGCGGCCGACGAAAAGCCCGCGGGCGGCACGGTTTTCGGCTATCACGTGGCCGATCCGCATCGCTACGGCGTGGTCGGCTTTGACGGCGACGGCACGGTCAATCAGATCATCGAAAAGCCAGAGACGCCGCCTTCCTCCTACGCCGTCACCGGCCTCTATGTGCTGGACGGCGAGGCCCCGGCGCGCGCGCGTCAGGTGGCGCCCTCGCCGCGCGGAGAGCTGGAGATCACCACGCTGCTCGAAAGCTATCTGGCCGACGGCACGCTCAGCGTCGAGCTGATGGGGCGCGGCTTCGCCTGGCTCGATACCGGCACGCACGGCTCGCTGCTGGACGCGGGCAATTTCGTGCGCACCCTGTGCGAGCGTCAGGGCATGCAGGTCGGCTGCCCCGAAGAAATCGCCTTCCGTCAGGGCTGGATCGATGCCGAGGGCCTGGATGCAGGCGCCCGGCTTCAGGGCAAATCCGAATACGGCCGCTATCTGCGCCAACTGGCGCAGGAAGAAGCCGCCGCCGGCTGA
- the nusG gene encoding transcription termination/antitermination protein NusG, whose protein sequence is MERRSAAASAAHAPGGLIDWYVAAAVPRKERFALANLHNQGFATFFPLLHRVRSPKGAASVSPLFPGYIFVGLNPHRIRWQSINGTFGIRYVVGPRGALPSAVPPAVMDELFQRFPQGAHYVPECRLRPGDPVNVTTGAFAGIPATFEDMLSQDRIRVLLSWLNTQVAVVMPKTCIDTAA, encoded by the coding sequence ATGGAGCGGCGCTCCGCTGCTGCATCTGCAGCACATGCTCCGGGCGGCCTGATCGACTGGTATGTGGCCGCCGCCGTGCCGCGCAAGGAGCGTTTTGCGCTTGCGAACCTGCACAATCAGGGTTTTGCCACCTTCTTTCCCCTGCTGCACCGCGTTCGCTCGCCCAAAGGCGCTGCAAGCGTCAGTCCGCTGTTTCCCGGCTATATTTTCGTCGGGCTCAATCCGCATCGGATCCGCTGGCAATCGATCAACGGCACATTCGGCATTCGCTATGTCGTGGGCCCGCGCGGGGCGCTGCCCTCTGCGGTTCCGCCGGCGGTGATGGATGAATTGTTTCAACGCTTTCCCCAGGGTGCCCATTACGTGCCCGAATGCCGCCTTCGCCCCGGCGATCCCGTCAACGTCACCACCGGGGCCTTTGCGGGCATCCCGGCCACATTCGAGGACATGCTCTCGCAGGATCGCATTCGCGTTCTGTTGAGCTGGCTCAACACTCAGGTTGCGGTGGTCATGCCCAAAACCTGCATCGACACCGCCGCCTGA
- a CDS encoding response regulator transcription factor produces the protein MSLLWLPGRLLKLSSQTDDPQIWDIYKMNDTSLKSGPMATRCGINAINRPCQSLPRGTDIDLPVPRHPICHSPNEKIYIVDGDKGFLKEASEMLAWIGTPVACFDNPFEFQKAAPAMIVGCVILDVRIPQFDGPSLHNWLRSVHCIAPTVFLSATADVATAVECMRLGAHNFLLKPAKEAELSSAVISAISRSRMRYCEISNSGKIEEVLARLTPTERKVANLIARGYLTKQIAAMMERSENTVKIHRYRIMNKVGASSSAALVRMITMVGEKKTSPYENSML, from the coding sequence TTGAGCCTACTGTGGCTTCCGGGAAGGTTGCTTAAACTTTCAAGCCAAACCGATGACCCGCAAATCTGGGACATTTACAAGATGAATGACACGAGTCTCAAATCTGGGCCGATGGCGACCCGTTGCGGGATCAACGCCATAAACCGGCCCTGCCAGTCTTTACCTCGCGGAACCGATATCGACCTGCCGGTGCCGCGGCATCCGATTTGCCACAGCCCCAATGAAAAGATCTACATTGTCGACGGTGACAAAGGCTTTCTGAAAGAAGCAAGCGAGATGCTTGCCTGGATCGGGACGCCGGTGGCCTGCTTTGACAATCCGTTTGAATTTCAAAAGGCCGCGCCCGCGATGATCGTGGGATGCGTGATCCTGGATGTGCGCATTCCCCAGTTTGACGGTCCCTCGCTGCACAATTGGCTGCGCTCGGTGCATTGCATCGCGCCGACCGTGTTCCTCTCGGCCACCGCCGATGTGGCAACTGCTGTGGAATGCATGCGCCTTGGCGCGCACAATTTCCTGTTAAAACCCGCCAAGGAAGCCGAATTGAGCTCGGCCGTCATTTCGGCGATTTCGCGGTCTCGGATGCGCTATTGCGAAATCTCCAATTCGGGCAAGATCGAGGAAGTGCTGGCTCGCCTGACGCCGACGGAGCGCAAGGTCGCCAACCTGATCGCGCGTGGCTATTTGACCAAGCAAATCGCGGCGATGATGGAGAGAAGCGAGAATACGGTTAAAATTCATCGTTACCGCATTATGAACAAAGTGGGCGCATCGTCTTCGGCAGCGCTTGTCCGCATGATCACGATGGTCGGCGAGAAAAAGACATCGCCTTATGAAAACAGCATGTTGTAA
- a CDS encoding winged helix-turn-helix domain-containing protein, which yields MNKPSAISKMDSEVSCFDPEAYGVMASSVPGLGLSDIVFRVISLQDNGRDERLEWLKQGISQWQDYAYREGETNFLSVVERDYDVMIVAGNDVQRMKRIITRNRVALHRKLKICVMNQSLPADRAQLLMAGFDDVIDTGRIAWPEFAARMCSMHLRMMISIGRYDAKELEIIQLSQICNPRRLTRREQDLLLGLMQARDMTASTMALRCSISLAHSMVSELHLRVLISQLRRKLFDHVEINNVRGAGYQLVIHPRLASAAE from the coding sequence ATGAACAAACCATCCGCCATTTCCAAGATGGACAGCGAGGTATCTTGTTTCGATCCAGAGGCCTATGGCGTCATGGCAAGCTCGGTGCCGGGCCTTGGTTTGTCCGATATTGTCTTTCGCGTTATATCTCTTCAGGACAACGGCCGTGACGAGCGGCTGGAATGGTTGAAGCAAGGTATCAGCCAGTGGCAAGACTATGCCTATCGCGAGGGCGAAACCAATTTCCTCTCGGTTGTTGAGCGCGATTACGACGTCATGATCGTTGCGGGCAATGATGTTCAACGCATGAAGCGCATCATTACCCGAAACCGCGTGGCGCTTCATCGCAAGCTCAAGATTTGCGTGATGAATCAAAGTCTGCCTGCGGACAGGGCCCAGTTGCTGATGGCCGGATTTGACGATGTGATCGACACGGGACGCATCGCCTGGCCTGAATTTGCCGCGCGGATGTGTTCGATGCATTTGCGGATGATGATTTCCATCGGGCGATATGATGCCAAGGAATTGGAAATCATCCAGTTGAGCCAGATCTGCAATCCGCGCCGCCTGACGAGGCGCGAGCAGGATTTGTTGCTCGGCCTGATGCAGGCGCGCGACATGACCGCTTCGACGATGGCTTTACGCTGCAGCATCAGTCTGGCCCATTCCATGGTCAGCGAGCTGCACCTGCGCGTGCTGATCTCGCAATTGCGGCGCAAACTGTTTGATCATGTCGAGATCAACAATGTTCGCGGCGCCGGTTACCAGTTGGTGATCCACCCCCGGTTGGCCAGCGCCGCTGAATAA
- a CDS encoding dienelactone hydrolase family protein, which yields MILLSDEQLDVLVPEGGMMRMHMFRPAAAGRFPGILLFSEIYQVTAPIRRLAAILAGHGYVVAVPEVYHEFEPAGTVLAYDPAGTDRGNELKYLKPLAGYDADAKAGLDALVDHPACDGRVATFGVCLGGHLAYRAALDPRVSTAACFYPTDIHSGSLGLGRADDSLARMAELKAETMFVWGRQDPHVPYAGRMAIRDRLEAVGATYEWHEVNAQHAFLRDEGPRYDPALFFQGLGWTLALYQRAFAQG from the coding sequence ATGATCCTGCTTAGTGACGAACAACTGGATGTGCTTGTTCCTGAGGGGGGCATGATGCGGATGCATATGTTCCGTCCGGCCGCTGCAGGGCGCTTTCCCGGTATCCTGCTGTTTTCCGAGATCTATCAGGTTACCGCGCCCATCCGCAGGCTGGCGGCGATTTTGGCCGGGCATGGCTATGTCGTGGCCGTGCCCGAAGTCTATCATGAGTTCGAGCCGGCCGGCACGGTTCTGGCCTATGACCCGGCCGGCACGGATCGCGGCAATGAGCTGAAATATCTCAAACCGCTGGCCGGTTATGATGCCGACGCCAAGGCTGGGCTCGATGCCCTTGTCGATCATCCCGCCTGCGACGGGCGCGTGGCGACCTTTGGCGTATGCCTCGGGGGGCATCTGGCCTATCGCGCCGCGCTCGATCCGCGTGTGTCGACGGCGGCATGCTTTTATCCCACCGACATTCATTCCGGCAGTCTGGGCCTTGGCCGCGCGGATGACAGCCTTGCCCGCATGGCCGAACTAAAGGCTGAGACCATGTTCGTATGGGGGCGTCAGGACCCCCATGTCCCCTATGCGGGGCGCATGGCTATCCGCGACAGGCTTGAGGCGGTGGGCGCGACCTATGAATGGCACGAGGTCAACGCCCAGCACGCCTTTTTGCGCGACGAAGGCCCGCGCTATGATCCGGCGCTGTTTTTTCAGGGGCTTGGTTGGACGCTGGCGCTTTACCAGCGGGCCTTTGCGCAGGGGTAA
- the rfbC gene encoding dTDP-4-dehydrorhamnose 3,5-epimerase yields the protein MIPVAQFLTDTPIEGVVIVAPRRHHDARGHFTETWNLRSLQQAGIDVPFVQDNHSYSAQPGTVRGLHYQRPPHAQAKLVRCGRGRVLDVAVDIRRGSPTYGRSLAVELSAENGLQLFIPAGFLHGFMTLEADCELLYKCSDYYAPDCDGAVRWDTCDIEWPLDGLPAPLLSDKDAAATPFDQFDSPFVYEAA from the coding sequence ATGATCCCCGTAGCCCAATTCCTGACCGACACGCCGATCGAGGGCGTCGTGATCGTGGCGCCGCGCCGCCACCATGATGCGCGCGGCCACTTCACCGAAACCTGGAACCTGCGCAGCCTGCAGCAGGCTGGCATCGATGTGCCCTTTGTTCAGGACAACCATTCCTACTCCGCCCAACCGGGCACTGTGCGCGGCCTGCATTATCAGCGTCCGCCCCATGCGCAGGCCAAACTGGTGCGCTGCGGGCGGGGGCGCGTGCTGGATGTGGCGGTCGATATCCGCCGCGGTTCGCCCACCTATGGCCGCTCGCTCGCGGTCGAACTGAGCGCCGAAAACGGGCTTCAGCTCTTCATTCCCGCCGGGTTCCTGCATGGGTTCATGACGCTCGAGGCCGATTGCGAGCTGCTTTACAAATGCTCGGATTACTATGCGCCCGACTGCGACGGCGCCGTGCGCTGGGACACTTGCGACATCGAATGGCCGCTTGATGGCCTGCCCGCCCCGCTGCTCTCCGACAAGGATGCGGCGGCCACGCCCTTTGATCAATTCGACAGCCCCTTTGTCTATGAGGCCGCGTAA
- the rfbB gene encoding dTDP-glucose 4,6-dehydratase — protein MKLLVTGGAGFIGSAVVRLAVSRGAKVVNLDALTYAACPENVAPVADSPLYSFAHVDIRDPEALARVFETEEPDAVLHLAAESHVDRSIDGPGDFITTNIVGTFNLLNAARHYWVSRGRPESFRFLHVSTDEVFGSLGKEGKFTETTPYDPRSPYSASKASSDHLARAWHETYGLPVLLTNCSNNYGPYHFPEKLIPVVILNAIAGHDIPVYGDGSNVRDWLYVEDHARALLLVLADGQVGRSYNIGGENERSNLELVQEICAILDAKRPLPAGSYADQIRFVTDRPGHDARYAIDPARIREELGWSPSVTVSEGLERTVQWYLDNEAWWRPLQQRHGVGQRLGTKA, from the coding sequence ATGAAACTTCTTGTCACCGGCGGGGCCGGTTTCATCGGATCGGCCGTGGTCCGGCTTGCCGTCTCGCGCGGGGCCAAGGTCGTGAACCTCGATGCGCTGACCTATGCGGCATGCCCCGAGAATGTCGCCCCTGTGGCCGACAGCCCGCTTTACAGCTTCGCCCATGTCGACATCCGCGATCCCGAAGCGCTGGCGCGGGTGTTTGAAACCGAAGAGCCCGATGCGGTGCTGCATCTGGCCGCCGAAAGCCATGTTGACCGCTCGATCGACGGGCCGGGCGATTTCATCACCACCAATATCGTGGGCACGTTCAACCTGCTCAACGCCGCGCGCCATTACTGGGTCTCGCGCGGGCGGCCGGAAAGCTTCCGCTTCCTGCATGTTTCGACCGACGAGGTCTTCGGCTCGCTGGGCAAGGAAGGCAAATTTACCGAGACCACGCCCTATGACCCGCGCTCGCCCTATTCGGCCAGCAAGGCGTCCTCGGACCATCTCGCGCGGGCATGGCACGAAACCTACGGGCTGCCGGTGCTGCTGACCAATTGTTCGAACAATTACGGGCCTTATCATTTCCCCGAAAAGCTGATCCCGGTGGTCATTCTCAATGCCATCGCGGGCCATGACATCCCGGTCTATGGCGACGGCAGCAATGTGCGCGACTGGCTCTATGTCGAGGATCACGCCCGCGCGCTGCTGCTGGTGCTGGCCGATGGCCAGGTCGGGCGCAGCTATAATATCGGCGGCGAGAACGAGCGCAGCAATCTGGAACTGGTGCAGGAAATCTGCGCGATCCTCGATGCCAAGCGCCCGCTCCCTGCCGGCTCCTATGCCGACCAGATCCGCTTTGTCACCGACCGCCCCGGCCATGATGCGCGCTATGCCATCGACCCGGCCCGCATCCGCGAAGAGCTGGGCTGGAGCCCCTCGGTCACGGTCAGCGAGGGGCTGGAGCGTACGGTGCAATGGTATCTCGACAATGAGGCCTGGTGGCGCCCGCTGCAACAGCGCCACGGCGTGGGCCAGCGTCTGGGCACCAAGGCCTGA